The following are encoded together in the Lytechinus variegatus isolate NC3 chromosome 19, Lvar_3.0, whole genome shotgun sequence genome:
- the LOC121405750 gene encoding ras-related and estrogen-regulated growth inhibitor-like: MIYRHRGFFPEELAPVDFEILDTAGQEDKTEEKMRWADAFIIMYSIADRCSFDEVMRLKFLCSRATSKRSYEPAILIVGNKRDLEYDRIVEFDEGEDLARSLGCAFLEVSVRESYDEVYGAFEKLMSEYRVRKRTGPSTMTQKFSLRKKNSVSKMDLDNCPPRPRERSTSFVTPMGLMNRKFEHSVMDNLSDNEAVE, encoded by the exons ATGATTTACAGACATCGTGGATTCTTCCCAGAGGAGCTAGCACCTGTAGATTTTGAAATCTTGGACACAGCTGGTCAG GAAGACAAGACCGAAGAGAAGATGAGATGGGCTGATGCCTTTATAATCATGTACTCCATTGCAGACCGATGTAGTTTCGATGAGGTCATGCGTCTTAAATTCCTCTGTTCAAGGGCGACGTCGAAACGATCCTACGAACCCGCCATCCTCATTGTTGGGAACAAGCGCGATCTCGAATACGACCGTATAGTTGAGTTCGATGAGGGAGAAGATCTCGCACGGAGTCTCGGTTGTGCGTTCCTTGAAGTATCAGTACGTGAGTCTTACGATGAAGTCTACGGTGCCTTCGAAAAGCTCATGAGTGAGTACCGAGTACGGAAGCGTACCGGCCCATCGACGATGACGCAAAAGTTTTCTTTGCGGAAAAAGAACAGTGTTTCCAAAATGGACCTAGACAATTGCCCGCCTCGGCCGAGAGAACGTTCAACCAGTTTTGTGACTCCCATGGGATTAATGAATCGAAAATTTGAACATTCGGTAATGGATAATCTTTCTGATAACGAAGCGGTAGAATGA